The genomic stretch TCGCGCTGCACGATACTGACATGAGTGACGTCGGAGATGGTCACGCACACGGCCACCACTTCACGATTGCGCATGAGCGGCATGAACGTGCAGTCCTGCTGCATGAAATCGACGCCGCCGGTAATCGGCCGGTCGTGATCGAACTTGAAGAGATACGGGCGCTGCTCCCACGAACTGAACGCGAAACTGCCGAGCTGAAACACGCTTTCGATCTTGCGCGACAGCCACACGCGCGGCAATTCCGGAAAGTGCGTAAAGAGCGATTTGCCGACCACCTGGTCCGGCGACAACCCGCTGTGATCCTGCATGAAACGATTCCACATGAGCACGTTCATCTCGCGATCGAGCACGAAGATGCCGAAACCGACACGTTCGACCACCAGATCGCTCAACGAGTCCACGGGCGCATTCATAGGCTGGACAGCAGTTCGTCGAGCGCCTCGTTCATGTGGCGAATCGACTCTTCGGCCATCAGGATCACGAGGTGTGCGCGGAAGCTCTGGTCCTCGAGCGCGAAATTGACTTCGACCAGCAGCGCGACTTCCCATTGCAGCACGCCGGGCTGGAACACTTCGTCGAGCGTCATCGCTTCACCGAGCAAGCCCGGCGCGGAGAAGACCGGTGTGCGGCCGAGCTGGTCGAGAATGCACGAGACACACGCGCCCGTCAGCACGTTCGCGACGTCGAACACGAGTTCTTTCTGGCTCACCGTCTCGTAGCTCGAGCGCGAATACGGATCGCTCACGAGCGAACACAGCTTGTCGATGCTGTCGCTGCGGCAGATCACCAGCGCTTCGCCCTTGATGTCGGAGCGAAAGCCCTGACGCACCGCGCTCACCGTGTCGTCGATCCCGGTCATCTCGCGCAGCGCCTCTGCCGCCTCGCTCACCGCCACCACCTTCACACGCGGCACCGACAATTCGATGAACGCATCGAGCAGGCGTGCGAGACGCGTCGCGGCCTGGCCCATCGCCAGATTGGCGAGCTCTTGCAGCGCGTCGCGCTGGTCTTCGTTGAGGACTGGCTCAGACATACAACCCGTACTCCTTGAGGATGGGTAGTACCGCCTCGGGCGTCACGGGCTTGGCGATGAACGCGGCGGCGCCGAGCGCGCGCACGCGCGCCTGGGCCATCGGCTGAACATCGGCGGAGACGACGATGACGAAGGTGTTCAGGTCCTCATGCTGCAATGCTTCCAGCACCTGGTAGCCGGTTATGTCCGGCATCGTCAGATCGAGGAACATCACCGACGCTTTGCCTTCGCGATACAGGCCGAGCGCTTCG from Paraburkholderia phytofirmans OLGA172 encodes the following:
- a CDS encoding chemotaxis protein CheC; protein product: MSEPVLNEDQRDALQELANLAMGQAATRLARLLDAFIELSVPRVKVVAVSEAAEALREMTGIDDTVSAVRQGFRSDIKGEALVICRSDSIDKLCSLVSDPYSRSSYETVSQKELVFDVANVLTGACVSCILDQLGRTPVFSAPGLLGEAMTLDEVFQPGVLQWEVALLVEVNFALEDQSFRAHLVILMAEESIRHMNEALDELLSSL
- a CDS encoding response regulator produces the protein MSLPIVIADDSLLARKVLTKALPPDWDVDVSYAANGREALGLYREGKASVMFLDLTMPDITGYQVLEALQHEDLNTFVIVVSADVQPMAQARVRALGAAAFIAKPVTPEAVLPILKEYGLYV